In Anopheles gambiae chromosome 2, idAnoGambNW_F1_1, whole genome shotgun sequence, a single window of DNA contains:
- the LOC1270907 gene encoding glutamyl-tRNA(Gln) amidotransferase subunit A, mitochondrial, translating into MNRLPLRARVLSECFRSKSLDPVAVVEHSLAQIECHKHLNAFVRVSSEKALEQAKQSKDRHDANSPKSVIDGVTIAVKDNFCTKGIHTTCASRMLQNFIPTYDATVVERLQAHGAVIVGKTNLDQFGMGSGCIDSIFGPTRNNWSEDTNDDRFRIAGGSSGGSAVAVAAGLCYAALGSDTGGSTRNPASYCGIVGLKPTYGLVSRHGLIPLVNSMDVPGIMTRTVDDCASMLNAVAGPDVYDSTTVKRPFESIAPLEKQMSLKGVRIGIPIEYHCDGLEKEVLETWTVIADMLESAGATVKAVSLPNTASSIFVYSILNQCEVASNMSRYDGIEYGHRSQEDSSTEQLYARTRAEGFNGVVKNRILSGNYFLLRENYDKYFQKALKVRRLIADDFVRAFKEVDVLLTPTTLSEAPLYKDFVQSNNRDQCAVQDFCTQPANMAGIPAISIPIRLSSRQLPISLQLMGDHFTERNLLQVASWIEKQVDFVANYS; encoded by the exons ATGAATCGTTTACCATTGCGTGCGCGTGTGCTGTCTGAATGTTTTCGAAGTAAATCATTGGACCCGGTCGCTGTTGTTGAACATTCTTTAGCGCAAATAGAATGCCATAAGCATCTGAATGCGTTTGTGCGTGTATCATCGGAAAAGGCGCTGGAACAGGCGAAGCAGTCCAAGGATCGTCACGATGCAAACAGTCCAAAAAGCGTCATCGACGGAGTAACAATTGCGGTGAAAGATAACTTCTGTACCAAAGGAATTCACACTACCTGTGCCTCTCG AATGCTGCAAAACTTCATCCCCACATACGATGCAACGGTCGTGGAGCGGTTACAGGCGCATGGCGCCGTCATAGTTGGTAAAACAAATCTCGATCAGTTCGGCATGGGCTCTGGCTGTATCGATTCCATCTTTGGACCTACGCGAAATAACTGGAGCGAAGATACAAACGATGATCGTTTTCGTATTGCCGGCGGAAGTTCGGGTGGATCGGCTGTGGCCGTAGCTGCAGGGCTATGTTATGCCGCCCTTGGATCTGATACGGGCGGATCGACCCGAAATCCGGCTTCCTACTGTGGGATTGTTGGTTTAAAACCGACCTACGGTCTTGTGTCCCGCCATGGACTGATTCCGCTGGTAAACTCTATGGATGTTCCGGGCATAATGACGCGGACCGTTGATGATTGTGCGTCCATGTTAAATGCCGTTGCCGGTCCGGATGTCTATGATTCCACGACGGTAAAGAGACCATTTGAAAGCATCGCACCACTGGAAAAGCAAATGTCGCTGAAAGGAGTCCGAATCGGTATTCCGATCGAGTATCACTGCGATGGCCTTGAGAAGGAAGTGCTGGAAACGTGGACAGTCATAGCGGACATGCTCGAATCTGCCGGTGCTACTGTGAAAGCCGTGTCCCTGCCCAACACTGCGTCCTCGATATTCGTCTACTCCATCCTGAATCAATGCGAGGTGGCCAGTAACATGTCACGGTATGACGGAATCGAGTACGGCCATCGTTCGCAGGAGGACAGCAGCACGGAACAGCTGTACGCTCGAACGCGGGCCGAAGGGTTTAACGGCGTGGTGAAGAACCGAATTCTGTCCGGCAACTACTTCCTGCTCCGCGAGAACTACGACAAATACTTCCAAAAGGCGCTGAAAGTGCGTAGACTCATTGCGGACGATTTTGTCCGTGCGTTCAAGGAAGTGGACGTGCTGCTCACTCCGACAACACTGAGTGAAGCGCCACTCTACAAAGACTTTGTGCAGAGCAACAATCGGGATCAGTGCGCCGTGCAGGACTTTTGTACACAGCCGGCCAATATGGCCGGCATACCGGCGATCTCGATTCCGATCCGACTTTCTTCCCGCCAACTGCCAATCAGTCTACAGCTGATGGGAGATCATTTTACTGAGCGAAACCTTCTACAAGTCGCCAGCTGGATTGAGAAGCAGGTTGACTTCGTTGCAAATTATAGCTAA
- the LOC133392266 gene encoding guided entry of tail-anchored proteins factor 1-like, whose product MYLIFVISLLSLLMAFASKITKMILPFICRDSAEVIARRKEIAKLRSDLAKISMRDEYTRYVRCEREIGKLEVTLNEAKGRDGVKRVAYEYGLHYGGMAVVGLCMMYISIFYRYSTVIVFGDNFNFEPFGGFINFPTKVPNSISVVFWIVVNNFVARTLASYIK is encoded by the exons ATGTATCTAATATTCGTCATTTCCCTGCTGTCCTTGCTGATGGCGTTTGCATCAAAGATTACGAAAATG ATCCTGCCCTTCATATGCCGGGATAGTGCGGAAGTGATAGCGCGGAGGAAAGAAATAGCCAAATTACGCTCCGATCTGGCGAAAATTTCCATGCGCGACGAGTACACCCGGTACGTCCGGTGTGAGCGTGAAATTGGCAAACTGGAAGTGACGCTGAACGAGGCCAAAGGACGGGATGGTGTGAAGCGCGTTGCGTACGAGTACGGACTGCACTACGGCGGGATGGCCGTGGTCGGGCTGTGCATGATGTACATTTCCATTTTCTACCGCTACTCCACCGTCATCGTGTTCGGCGACAACTTTAACTTTGAACCGTTCGGTGGATTCATCAACTTCCCGACGAAAGTGCCCAATTCCATCTCGGTGGTGTTCTGGATCGTGGTGAACAATTTCGTCGCCCGGACCCTGGCCAGCTACATCAAATAA
- the LOC1270895 gene encoding dihydrolipoyllysine-residue succinyltransferase component of 2-oxoglutarate dehydrogenase complex, mitochondrial, producing the protein MAGILSISSRNLPRAALRLGLRSLEGQSAPQQGTVTGSRSYHQGRRLLPSVAVRSAVTDSGRRCESVRNSIKAQGWAVNERAIFTSARMLSSEIVKVPPFADSVSEGDVKFEKKVGDAVAADEVVMEIETDKTTVGVPAPGHGIIEEIYVADGDTVKAGQQLFKLKITGEAPKASAAKPADAPAPAAAAPPPPPPPPPVAAAAPPPPPPAAAAGTPPPPPPPKPAAPISRMPVAAIRHAQAIEAATVKVPPADYTKEITGTRTEQRVKMTRMRLKIASRLKEAQNTNAMLTTFNEIDMSFIMDFRKQHLEAFQKKYGMKLGFMSAFCKAAAYALQDQPVVNAVIDENEIIYRDYVDISVAVASPKGLVVPVLRNVEGMNYADIELAIAGLADKAKKGTLAVEDMDGGTFTISNGGVFGSLLGTPIINPPQSAILGMHGIFERPIAVKGQVVIRPMMYVALTYDHRLIDGREAVTFLRKVKAAVEDPRIVLAGL; encoded by the exons aTGGCCGGAATACTTTCGATATCGTCGCGAAATTTGCCCCGCGCAGCTCTCCGTCTCGGTCTGCGTTCATTGGAAGGCCAATCAGCACCCCAGCAG GGCACTGTAACCGGTTCGCGATCCTACCACCAGGGGCGTCGATTGTTGCCGAGCGTCGCCGTCCGGTCCGCGGTCACCGACAGTGGCAGACGTTGCGAATCCGTTCGAAA CTCTATCAAGGCACAGGGATGGGCTGTGAACGAGCGGGCCATCTTCACCTCGGCCCGCATGCTGTCGTCGGAAATCGTGAAGGTGCCTCCGTTTGCCGATTCCGTGTCCGAGGGCGATGTGAAGTTTGAGAAGAAAGTCGGCGATGCGGTGGCCGCCGACGAGGTGGTGATGGAGATTGAGACCGACAAGACTACCGTCGGTGTCCCGGCCCCGGGTCATGGTATTATCGAGGAGATCTACGTCGCGGACGGCGATACGGTGAAGGCGGGTCAGCAGCTGTTCAAGCTGAAGATTACCGGCGAAGCGCCAAAGGCCAGCGCCGCCAAGCCGGCCGACGCTccggcaccggcagcagcggccccaccaccaccaccgccgccaccaccggtaGCGGCTGCCgctccgccaccgccaccaccagcggCCGCCGCAGGTACgcctccgccaccaccaccgccgaaaCCGGCGGCACCGATTAGCCGAATGCCGGTCGCTGCGATCCGCCATGCGCAGGCCATCGAGGCGGCCACCGTGAAGGTACCGCCGGCTGATTACACGAAGGAAATCACCGGAACGCGCACGGAGCAGCGCGTCAAGATGACGCGCATGCGGCTGAAGATTGCCTCACGCCTGAAGGAGGCGCAAAACACGAACGCAATGCTGACGACGTTCAACGAAATCGACATGAG CTTCATCATGGATTTCCGTAAGCAACATTTGGAAGCGTTCCAAAAGAAGTACGGCATGAAGCTGGGCTTCATGTCTGCCTTCTGCAAAGCTGCTGCCTATGCCCTGCAGGACCAACCCGTCGTGAATGCTGTCATTGACGAAAAC GAAATTATCTATCGTGATTACGTAGACATTTCGGTAGCCGTAGCGTCGCCGAAGGGTCTGGTAGTACCAGTGCTGAGAAATGTGGAAGGTATGAACTACGCCGATATCGAGCTGGCCATCGCTGGACTGGCGGATAAGGCGAAAAAGGGAACGTTGGCCGTAGAGGACATGGATGGTGGCACCTTCACCATCTCGAACGGTGGAGTGTTCGGATCGCTGCTCGGCACGCCCATCATCAATCCTCCGCAGAGCGCCATTCTTGGCATGCACGGCATCTTCGAGCGACCGATCGCTGTGAAGGGACAG GTGGTAATCCGACCCATGATGTACGTAGCCCTGACCTACGACCATCGGTTGATTGATGGCCGTGAGGCTGTCACCTTCCTGCGCAAGGTGAAGGCCGCTGTCGAGGATCCTCGCATCGTGCTGGCCGGTCTGTAA